Proteins from a single region of Polynucleobacter sp. KF022:
- a CDS encoding tetratricopeptide repeat-containing glycosyltransferase family protein: protein MNALRNQNSVAAELFLNQAYKLDPKSIDVLRLLGIYEVQRKDYDKALTLFKKAFKNAPKNALLASNIGNVYLEQKHFLRALEFYEKAISLDVNYAEAYSNKGNVLQELNRYPEAIVSYDQAIQLDPMDAKTYVNKGNALLESGQLTDAIQAYDDAIQLQPDHYLAYWHKSLALLLSGNLEDGFSLYESRWGNGDEFKFSGVRRGFTEKLWLGEESLQGKTILIYCEQGLGDALQFARYVELVAQLGAKVILEAPKSLNEVFSNLSGVSQIINRGNNLPEFDFYCPIISLPFAFKTNLNSIPSKSAYFKADMNKVEDWVKKLGPKTKPRIGIAWSSTSNFKNDAKRSLSLSEFLVALPDKGYEYVCLQKEIKDCDKETLASHGDIRFFGDDLQSFGDTAALIECVDLVISTCTSIPHLSASLGKETWILLSFIPDWRWLLNREDSPWYPSVKLFRQDKLNNWDGVLTRVRASLEKGIS from the coding sequence GTGAATGCTCTCCGAAATCAAAATAGTGTCGCGGCAGAATTATTTCTAAATCAAGCTTATAAGCTTGATCCCAAAAGCATTGATGTTTTACGTTTGCTGGGTATATATGAAGTACAAAGAAAAGATTACGATAAGGCCTTAACCTTATTTAAAAAAGCATTTAAAAATGCCCCTAAAAATGCATTACTTGCAAGCAATATTGGTAACGTATATTTAGAGCAAAAGCATTTCTTAAGAGCTTTGGAATTCTATGAAAAGGCAATCTCACTAGATGTAAATTATGCAGAGGCTTATAGCAATAAAGGCAATGTTTTGCAGGAGCTAAATCGGTACCCCGAAGCTATCGTCTCTTATGATCAGGCGATACAGCTTGATCCTATGGATGCTAAGACTTATGTAAATAAAGGCAATGCCTTGTTGGAGAGTGGGCAATTAACTGATGCCATTCAAGCTTATGATGATGCTATTCAACTGCAGCCAGATCATTATTTGGCGTATTGGCACAAGTCATTGGCTTTGCTTTTAAGCGGCAATCTGGAGGATGGATTCTCACTTTATGAGTCTCGATGGGGTAATGGAGATGAATTTAAATTTAGTGGCGTAAGAAGAGGGTTTACAGAGAAATTGTGGCTTGGCGAAGAGTCACTGCAGGGTAAGACCATTCTGATCTATTGTGAACAAGGCTTGGGGGATGCCCTTCAGTTTGCTAGGTATGTTGAGTTAGTAGCTCAGCTTGGTGCCAAGGTGATATTAGAGGCACCAAAGTCACTGAATGAAGTTTTTAGTAATCTAAGTGGTGTTTCCCAAATCATCAATAGAGGCAACAATCTCCCGGAATTCGATTTTTATTGCCCCATTATTAGTCTTCCCTTCGCATTTAAAACGAATTTAAATTCCATACCCTCAAAATCTGCATATTTCAAAGCGGATATGAACAAGGTAGAGGATTGGGTGAAAAAATTGGGCCCCAAGACAAAGCCACGCATTGGAATCGCGTGGAGTAGTACTTCAAACTTTAAAAATGACGCTAAACGCAGTTTGTCGTTGTCGGAGTTTCTTGTGGCTTTGCCCGATAAAGGGTATGAATATGTTTGTCTTCAAAAAGAGATTAAAGATTGCGACAAGGAGACACTAGCTTCTCACGGAGATATCAGATTTTTTGGAGATGACTTACAAAGTTTTGGAGATACGGCGGCTTTAATAGAGTGCGTAGATCTAGTTATTAGCACCTGTACGAGCATCCCCCATCTTAGCGCCTCTCTTGGTAAAGAGACCTGGATTCTGCTATCTTTTATCCCTGATTGGAGGTGGCTATTGAATCGCGAAGATAGTC
- a CDS encoding tetratricopeptide repeat protein yields the protein MNPQFQLMLQQAIEAFQTGHFDTADGILKRILQVDQKNLPALHVLGLIKASQEKFKDAAELLGKAARIAPDDASIQYNLAKALMDNGSVKESITHHKKAVALSPGNPEAWMNFGKAASILKDFEHSVSHFEKAINLNSSYAEAWFNKGNALRELKFNDESMAAYDEAIKIKPDYVEAILNKGGVLQELKQYESAIDLYDQTIKLKPDSVEAWSNKGGCLHELKQYEEAVIALDKAISLNGNYALAWSNKALSLLQLKKFPEAISHYEQAIRIRPDFLEAIINKGNLFYDLKRFHEAIEQYLAAINLNPKYAEAMFCLANTLVELRLYKDAILNYEKGLALKPDADWYAGEIMQAKLRIASWDGFDGNEEAIKNFAESQKLIPFNLLVLTDSGKLNKKCSEVYIEEKYRQNSRLGNIAKLNRKDKIRIGYLSADFSTHPVAFLSAQLFEMHDRDCFEVYAFSSRKVSEQDAMRTRLIRAFDHFIDIDDLSDLEVAKQIRGLEIEIVIDLSGLTKDSRTGVLACRAAPIQVNYLGYPGTMGAPYVDYIIADSALIPENLQGNYTEKIVYLPNTYQVNDSTRPISTREFSRKELGLPEFGFVFCCFNNNFKILPNIFDGWMRILNSVPGSVLWLYEDNEFASENLTKEAIKRGVDADRIVFAKRMSLADHLARHQYADLFLDTFPYNAHTTASDALWAGLPLITVMGESFASRVAASLLKAIGLPEMIAESREAYECLAIDLAKNPEKLSAIKSKLADNRLKLPLFDTKRFAKNIESAYVQMVERYQADAPVENLYIEE from the coding sequence ATGAATCCACAATTTCAATTAATGCTCCAGCAGGCTATAGAAGCGTTTCAAACTGGTCACTTTGATACGGCCGACGGTATTCTCAAACGAATACTACAAGTGGATCAAAAGAATTTACCTGCACTACACGTTTTAGGACTAATTAAAGCTTCACAAGAGAAATTTAAAGATGCAGCGGAGCTGCTGGGTAAGGCAGCTAGAATAGCCCCCGATGACGCTTCCATTCAATATAACCTTGCTAAAGCATTGATGGATAACGGCTCGGTAAAAGAGTCTATTACTCACCATAAAAAAGCTGTAGCGCTCTCCCCGGGAAATCCAGAGGCATGGATGAATTTCGGCAAGGCTGCTTCCATCCTCAAAGATTTTGAGCATTCAGTTTCTCATTTTGAAAAAGCAATCAATCTAAATTCTAGCTATGCAGAAGCCTGGTTCAATAAGGGGAATGCTTTACGAGAGTTAAAGTTCAATGATGAATCTATGGCGGCTTATGATGAGGCAATTAAGATTAAGCCTGATTATGTTGAAGCCATCCTCAATAAAGGTGGCGTGCTCCAGGAGCTTAAGCAGTATGAAAGTGCTATAGATCTATATGATCAGACCATCAAGCTAAAGCCTGATAGTGTTGAAGCATGGTCCAACAAAGGCGGCTGTCTTCATGAATTAAAGCAATATGAGGAGGCAGTCATTGCTCTTGATAAGGCAATTTCCCTGAATGGTAACTATGCATTAGCATGGAGCAACAAAGCACTTAGCCTATTGCAATTAAAGAAATTTCCTGAGGCTATTTCGCATTATGAGCAGGCAATAAGAATTAGGCCAGATTTTCTTGAGGCCATCATAAATAAAGGGAATCTTTTTTATGATTTGAAAAGATTTCACGAGGCTATTGAGCAGTATTTAGCTGCAATTAATTTAAACCCAAAATATGCTGAAGCAATGTTTTGTTTGGCAAATACTTTGGTTGAGTTGAGGTTGTATAAAGATGCCATCCTGAATTATGAAAAAGGTTTGGCTTTAAAACCCGATGCCGATTGGTATGCGGGCGAAATTATGCAGGCCAAGCTTAGAATTGCTTCTTGGGATGGGTTCGATGGCAACGAAGAGGCAATTAAAAACTTTGCAGAAAGTCAAAAATTAATTCCATTTAACCTTCTGGTGCTTACCGATTCTGGAAAACTAAATAAAAAATGTTCTGAAGTTTATATCGAGGAAAAGTATCGACAGAACTCGCGCCTAGGGAATATTGCCAAATTAAATAGAAAAGATAAAATCCGAATCGGATATCTTTCCGCAGACTTTAGTACGCATCCAGTTGCTTTTTTATCTGCTCAACTATTTGAGATGCATGACAGAGATTGCTTTGAAGTATATGCATTTTCATCCAGAAAAGTCTCGGAACAAGATGCTATGCGCACCAGGCTAATTAGGGCATTTGATCATTTCATTGATATTGATGATTTGAGTGATCTTGAGGTTGCAAAGCAAATTAGAGGGCTTGAGATTGAAATAGTTATTGATTTAAGTGGATTAACCAAGGATTCGAGGACGGGAGTTTTGGCATGTCGCGCCGCCCCAATACAAGTAAATTATCTTGGATATCCGGGAACGATGGGTGCACCGTATGTTGATTACATCATTGCAGATTCAGCCTTGATCCCAGAAAATCTGCAGGGTAATTACACTGAAAAAATTGTATATTTACCTAACACTTATCAAGTCAACGATAGCACCCGTCCTATTTCAACGCGTGAGTTTTCAAGAAAAGAGCTTGGCTTACCTGAGTTTGGGTTTGTATTTTGCTGCTTTAACAATAATTTTAAAATATTGCCGAATATTTTCGATGGCTGGATGCGTATTCTCAATTCCGTACCAGGAAGTGTCTTATGGTTGTATGAGGACAACGAATTCGCATCTGAAAACTTAACGAAAGAGGCTATTAAGAGGGGTGTTGATGCAGATAGAATTGTTTTTGCCAAGCGAATGTCGCTTGCGGACCATTTGGCAAGACATCAGTATGCTGACCTTTTTCTTGATACATTCCCGTATAACGCACATACAACCGCAAGCGATGCTTTGTGGGCTGGACTCCCATTAATTACCGTTATGGGTGAATCTTTTGCATCACGAGTTGCTGCGAGCTTGTTAAAAGCAATTGGCTTGCCAGAGATGATCGCTGAATCCCGCGAAGCATATGAGTGTTTAGCTATTGATCTGGCCAAAAATCCCGAAAAATTGTCTGCAATTAAGAGCAAGCTTGCAGACAATAGATTGAAATTACCTTTATTTGATACTAAAAGATTTGCAAAAAATATTGAATCGGCTTATGTTCAGATGGTTGAACGATATCAGGCAGATGCTCCGGTTGAGAACTTGTATATTGAGGAATGA
- a CDS encoding pilin, which translates to MQSINKEMESLKSSQDQSLESGFTLIEVMVVVAIIGILVAVAVPQYQDYIARSRVVEGMNLSSSAKLAVTEAFASRGTVPMDEATNGAFTFTPTRSVKLIEITPSGAIAIDYQVSVAPDGKNTLHLVPTNEPDANVPKPLDLSKPEGSTWAGGWSCRSTETNLISQLLPSECRLSK; encoded by the coding sequence ATGCAGAGTATTAACAAAGAAATGGAGAGTCTAAAAAGCTCTCAGGATCAAAGCTTAGAATCTGGATTTACTTTGATTGAGGTGATGGTTGTCGTCGCCATCATTGGTATCTTAGTTGCTGTAGCAGTGCCGCAATATCAGGATTACATTGCACGCAGTCGCGTAGTAGAGGGAATGAATTTATCCTCTAGCGCTAAGCTTGCGGTAACGGAGGCATTCGCAAGTAGGGGCACTGTCCCAATGGATGAGGCAACTAATGGGGCCTTCACTTTTACACCGACGCGCAGCGTCAAGCTCATTGAAATTACACCATCAGGAGCGATTGCAATTGACTATCAAGTGAGCGTAGCGCCAGATGGCAAGAACACCCTTCATTTAGTACCCACCAATGAGCCTGATGCAAATGTGCCTAAGCCATTGGACTTATCTAAACCCGAGGGCTCTACTTGGGCAGGCGGTTGGTCATGTAGGTCGACGGAAACGAATTTGATTTCCCAGCTTTTACCTTCAGAATGCAGATTGAGTAAATAG
- a CDS encoding TerC family protein, whose protein sequence is MDLSAFSDATFWAALLSIIVANILLSGDNAVVIALASRNLPPAQQKKAIFWGSAAAIILRVVLTITAVALLTLPYLKIVGGLLLLYIGIQLLSDSGGEEHMEAKTSIWAAIRTILIADLVMSLDNVLAVAAAAQKGPEETRLLLLIIGLGMSIPLIIFGSAMLLKVMERFPIIITLGAGLLGLLAGGMLVDDPAIKDSIQAALGDAKLAFEVIGVAIVILVGTYLKKKNSAKEH, encoded by the coding sequence ATGGATTTATCAGCATTTTCTGACGCTACCTTCTGGGCGGCGCTTTTATCAATCATCGTTGCAAATATCTTGCTATCTGGGGATAACGCAGTCGTGATCGCCTTGGCATCACGCAACTTGCCTCCTGCGCAACAAAAGAAAGCGATTTTTTGGGGTAGTGCAGCCGCAATTATTTTGCGTGTCGTACTCACCATTACGGCGGTTGCGTTGCTTACTTTGCCTTACTTAAAAATTGTTGGTGGTTTGTTATTGCTTTACATCGGTATTCAGCTTTTATCTGATAGCGGTGGCGAAGAGCATATGGAAGCTAAGACTAGCATCTGGGCTGCCATCCGTACGATCTTGATCGCTGACTTAGTAATGAGCTTGGATAACGTATTGGCAGTTGCAGCTGCGGCACAAAAAGGACCGGAAGAGACCCGCCTCCTCTTGTTGATCATTGGCTTGGGAATGTCTATTCCATTAATCATTTTTGGTAGCGCTATGTTGCTGAAGGTGATGGAGCGTTTCCCAATCATCATCACTTTGGGTGCCGGCCTTTTAGGTCTGCTGGCTGGTGGCATGTTGGTTGATGATCCTGCTATCAAAGACAGCATCCAGGCAGCTTTAGGTGATGCCAAACTTGCTTTTGAGGTTATCGGTGTTGCTATTGTGATTTTGGTAGGTACATATCTGAAGAAAAAGAACTCTGCTAAAGAGCACTAA
- the sucD gene encoding succinate--CoA ligase subunit alpha: MSILINKNTKVITQGITGKTGQFHTEKCQEYANGKNCFVAGVNPKKAGESIFNIPIYGTVKEAAQQTGATTSVIYVPPPGAAAAIWEAVEADLDFVICITEGIPVRDMLEVRNKMHAKEAAGGKKTLLLGPNCPGIITPDELKIGIMPGHIHKKGRIGVVSRSGTLTYEAVGQLTAIGLGQSTAVGIGGDPINGLKHIDIMRMFNEDPETDAVIMIGEIGGPDEAEAARWCKDNMKKPVVGFIAGVTAPPGKRMGHAGALISGGADTADAKLAVMEECGFKVTKNPSEMAALLKAML; encoded by the coding sequence ATGTCTATTTTGATCAATAAAAACACCAAAGTCATTACACAAGGTATTACTGGTAAGACAGGTCAGTTCCATACTGAAAAATGTCAGGAATACGCAAACGGCAAAAACTGCTTTGTTGCCGGTGTAAATCCTAAAAAAGCTGGCGAGTCCATTTTTAATATTCCTATTTATGGAACAGTTAAAGAGGCTGCACAGCAAACTGGTGCAACCACTTCTGTTATCTATGTTCCACCTCCTGGTGCTGCTGCAGCGATTTGGGAAGCAGTTGAGGCTGACCTTGACTTCGTTATTTGTATTACTGAGGGCATTCCTGTACGTGACATGCTTGAAGTACGTAACAAGATGCATGCGAAAGAAGCTGCTGGCGGCAAGAAGACTTTGTTGCTCGGCCCTAACTGCCCAGGCATCATCACTCCAGATGAACTCAAGATCGGCATCATGCCTGGTCACATTCATAAGAAAGGCCGTATTGGTGTTGTTAGCCGTTCCGGTACTTTGACTTATGAAGCAGTTGGTCAGTTGACAGCTATTGGTTTAGGCCAATCCACAGCGGTAGGTATCGGTGGCGACCCAATCAATGGTCTCAAGCACATCGACATCATGAGAATGTTTAACGAAGATCCAGAGACTGATGCTGTGATCATGATCGGTGAAATCGGCGGCCCAGACGAAGCAGAAGCTGCTCGCTGGTGCAAGGACAATATGAAAAAGCCAGTAGTTGGCTTTATTGCGGGCGTAACAGCGCCTCCAGGCAAGCGTATGGGTCACGCCGGTGCATTGATTTCTGGCGGTGCAGATACTGCCGATGCGAAATTGGCTGTAATGGAAGAATGTGGCTTCAAAGTCACAAAGAATCCATCAGAAATGGCTGCTTTATTGAAAGCCATGTTGTAA
- the sucC gene encoding ADP-forming succinate--CoA ligase subunit beta: MKIHEYQGKELLRQFNVPVPNGIPAFSVDEAVKAAEKLGGPVWVVKAQIHAGGRGKGGGVKLARSMDEVKKYASEILGMQLKTHQTGPEGQKVNRLLIEDGADIKKEYYFSIVTDRGTQKNVIMASSEGGMDIEEVAESHPEKIIKVFIDPMVGLTDADCDIVAKGIGVPEASIPMARDVFKNLYKTYWDTDASLVEINPLILEGNGKIKALDAKFNFDPNALFRHPEIVAYRDIDEEDAAEIEASKFDLAYISLDGNIGCLVNGAGLAMATMDTIKLFGGEPANFLDVGGGATAEKVTEAFKIMLKNKSVEAILVNIFGGIMRCDVIADGVVTACKAVNLTVPLVVRMKGTNEELGKKILADSGLPIISADSMAEAATKVVAAVAKNK; encoded by the coding sequence ATGAAAATTCACGAGTACCAAGGCAAAGAACTTCTTCGCCAATTTAATGTGCCTGTTCCTAACGGCATTCCTGCATTTAGTGTTGATGAGGCGGTTAAAGCTGCTGAAAAATTAGGTGGCCCAGTATGGGTTGTGAAGGCGCAGATTCATGCAGGTGGTCGCGGTAAAGGCGGCGGTGTGAAGTTGGCTAGAAGCATGGATGAAGTGAAGAAATATGCTTCTGAAATTTTGGGTATGCAGCTCAAGACACATCAAACTGGACCAGAAGGTCAAAAAGTAAATCGCCTCTTGATTGAAGATGGCGCTGATATTAAAAAAGAGTACTACTTCAGTATCGTTACAGACCGTGGCACACAAAAGAATGTGATCATGGCTTCTAGCGAAGGCGGTATGGATATTGAGGAAGTTGCTGAATCTCATCCAGAAAAAATTATTAAAGTATTTATTGATCCAATGGTTGGCTTGACAGATGCGGATTGCGACATCGTTGCAAAAGGTATTGGCGTTCCCGAAGCGTCTATTCCAATGGCACGTGACGTGTTCAAAAACCTCTACAAGACCTACTGGGATACCGATGCATCATTGGTTGAAATCAACCCATTAATCCTTGAGGGTAACGGCAAGATCAAGGCTTTGGACGCTAAGTTCAACTTTGATCCAAACGCATTATTCCGTCATCCAGAGATCGTTGCTTATCGTGATATCGATGAGGAAGATGCCGCTGAAATTGAAGCTTCCAAATTTGACCTTGCTTACATCTCGCTCGACGGCAATATTGGCTGTTTGGTGAATGGAGCGGGCTTGGCGATGGCCACCATGGACACTATTAAGTTGTTCGGTGGCGAGCCAGCAAACTTCTTGGACGTTGGCGGTGGTGCTACAGCAGAAAAAGTAACTGAAGCATTCAAAATCATGTTGAAGAACAAGAGTGTTGAAGCGATTTTGGTTAACATCTTCGGCGGCATTATGCGTTGCGATGTGATCGCTGACGGTGTTGTTACTGCATGTAAGGCAGTAAACCTGACGGTACCTTTGGTTGTGCGTATGAAGGGCACTAACGAAGAGTTGGGTAAGAAGATTCTTGCGGACTCTGGTTTGCCAATTATTAGCGCCGATTCAATGGCTGAAGCTGCTACTAAGGTAGTTGCTGCTGTTGCCAAAAACAAATAA
- the recX gene encoding recombination regulator RecX, whose product MSESSSNKKSKQSPSLKARALRLLSLREYSRKGLAAKLTESEARWSKLGGEQAEQTPESRTIQIEAVLDDFEARGWLSDERFAEALVRRRSERYGIRKIADELERAGVDSKQSARLLGALKETEFQRAYDLWMRKYGQQATDQKERARQYRFLASKGFGSDIVAKVIGGQTPD is encoded by the coding sequence ATGTCAGAATCAAGTAGCAATAAAAAGTCTAAACAAAGCCCGAGTCTCAAAGCTCGGGCTTTGCGTCTTTTGTCCCTGCGAGAATATAGCCGCAAAGGCTTGGCAGCTAAATTGACGGAATCTGAGGCTCGCTGGAGCAAATTAGGCGGTGAACAAGCAGAGCAAACTCCAGAATCTAGAACCATTCAGATTGAGGCTGTTTTGGATGATTTTGAGGCTCGCGGCTGGTTATCCGACGAACGCTTTGCAGAGGCATTGGTGCGTCGGCGTAGCGAGCGATATGGGATAAGAAAGATTGCGGATGAGCTGGAAAGGGCTGGGGTGGATTCTAAGCAATCAGCCAGGTTATTGGGGGCATTGAAAGAGACTGAGTTTCAGCGCGCCTACGACCTATGGATGCGTAAATATGGCCAGCAAGCCACCGATCAGAAGGAGCGAGCCAGACAATACCGCTTTCTAGCTTCAAAGGGGTTCGGGTCAGATATCGTAGCTAAGGTTATAGGTGGGCAAACCCCTGATTAG
- the recA gene encoding recombinase RecA, translating to MALDDKRKSASSEFEGMSGDKQKALTAALAQIEKQFGKGSIMRLGDAEISEDIQVVSSGSLGLDIALGVGGLARGRVIEIYGPESSGKTTLTLHAIAEMQKLGGTCAFIDAEHALDVQYASRLGVDVNNLLISQPDTGEQALEIADALVRSGSIDLIVIDSVAALVPKAEIEGDMGDSLPGLQARLMSQALRKLTGAIKRTNTTVIFINQIRMKIGVMFGSPETTTGGNALKFYASMRLDIRRIGSIKKGDEVVGNETRVKVVKNKVSPPFREAIFDIMYGAGISREGEIIDMGVEADLVEKSGSWYSYNGDRIGQGKDNVREFLKENPAIAQDIEKKIREKLGVKAGSAVVTDVLAEEEEVE from the coding sequence ATGGCCTTGGATGACAAAAGAAAATCAGCCTCTTCAGAATTTGAAGGAATGAGCGGAGACAAGCAAAAAGCACTAACAGCAGCACTGGCGCAAATTGAAAAACAATTTGGTAAAGGCTCAATCATGCGATTGGGCGATGCTGAAATTAGCGAAGATATTCAGGTAGTTTCTAGCGGCTCACTCGGATTGGATATCGCTCTTGGAGTTGGCGGCCTCGCACGTGGTCGCGTGATTGAAATCTACGGCCCAGAATCTTCTGGCAAAACAACGCTCACGTTGCACGCGATTGCAGAAATGCAAAAACTCGGCGGTACTTGCGCATTTATCGACGCTGAACATGCGTTGGATGTGCAGTACGCATCTCGTCTCGGTGTTGACGTAAACAATCTTTTAATCTCTCAACCAGATACAGGTGAACAAGCTTTAGAAATCGCCGATGCTTTAGTGCGTTCAGGCTCTATTGACTTGATCGTGATCGATTCTGTTGCCGCCTTGGTTCCTAAGGCTGAGATTGAGGGCGATATGGGAGACTCTTTGCCTGGCTTACAAGCCCGCTTAATGAGTCAGGCATTGCGTAAGTTGACGGGTGCGATCAAGCGCACCAATACTACGGTGATCTTTATTAACCAGATTCGCATGAAGATTGGTGTGATGTTCGGTTCACCAGAAACAACGACTGGCGGTAACGCTCTGAAGTTCTATGCCTCTATGCGTTTAGACATTCGTCGTATTGGTAGCATCAAAAAAGGTGACGAGGTTGTTGGTAATGAAACCCGCGTGAAAGTTGTGAAGAACAAAGTTTCCCCTCCGTTCCGTGAAGCCATTTTTGACATCATGTATGGCGCTGGTATTTCTAGAGAGGGTGAAATTATTGATATGGGCGTCGAAGCAGACCTCGTTGAAAAGTCAGGTTCTTGGTATAGCTACAACGGTGATCGTATTGGTCAAGGCAAAGACAATGTGCGCGAGTTCCTAAAAGAGAATCCAGCGATCGCTCAAGATATCGAGAAAAAGATTCGCGAGAAACTTGGAGTAAAAGCGGGTTCAGCTGTTGTTACTGATGTGCTGGCTGAGGAAGAGGAAGTTGAATAA
- a CDS encoding DUF2878 domain-containing protein codes for MAKFWNFVIFQLGWFACVLGAANKQVFWAVVATLAYIAFHAWRSPSPKTEIRLLVKAFIFGLVADTLIMHLGYLDFQDDWPSPYLSPLWMWVLWVLVATTINGSLTWLRGRPILGAVLGGIAGPMSYEAGIRMGAGGWGPGGQITGFILVGVIWAAAIPLFFYWDRANHTQLSKKSVNSP; via the coding sequence ATGGCTAAATTTTGGAATTTCGTTATCTTCCAGCTTGGTTGGTTTGCCTGCGTACTAGGTGCGGCCAACAAACAAGTGTTTTGGGCGGTAGTTGCTACCCTGGCTTATATTGCCTTCCATGCTTGGCGTTCACCCTCCCCGAAAACAGAGATACGCCTTCTAGTTAAGGCTTTTATCTTTGGTTTAGTGGCTGACACCCTGATCATGCATTTGGGCTATTTGGATTTTCAGGATGATTGGCCGTCACCGTATTTATCACCTCTTTGGATGTGGGTCTTGTGGGTTTTAGTTGCAACCACCATTAATGGTTCTTTAACCTGGTTGCGGGGTAGACCAATCTTGGGAGCTGTGTTGGGGGGCATTGCGGGCCCAATGTCCTATGAAGCAGGGATTCGGATGGGGGCTGGAGGATGGGGTCCAGGGGGGCAAATCACTGGATTTATCCTGGTTGGGGTGATCTGGGCTGCAGCTATTCCCCTCTTTTTCTACTGGGATCGAGCGAATCATACGCAGCTTAGTAAAAAATCCGTAAATTCGCCTTAA
- a CDS encoding MOSC domain-containing protein produces the protein MRLLTISAGKVMPLFGNHHPDYKSVASAIRKKALSDLDNLATVDINTLGIKGDEQADLSVHGGIEKAIYVYPVEHYAFWNELLTRETKQPVHLQHGAIGENFTIEGLLETEVFVGDRLRIGELEFAVVKLREPCFKFNAAMRYKGAAKAMLQSGFSGWYLRVIKTGVLAAGAHIELIPGPRETSIAQQNQKLLNNRNQQDLWE, from the coding sequence ATGCGTCTACTCACCATCTCCGCCGGCAAAGTCATGCCTTTGTTTGGCAATCATCACCCCGACTACAAATCCGTCGCTTCAGCAATTCGTAAAAAAGCGTTAAGCGATTTAGATAATCTCGCCACCGTCGACATTAATACTCTTGGCATTAAAGGTGATGAGCAAGCAGATCTATCAGTACACGGTGGTATTGAAAAAGCCATCTATGTTTATCCGGTAGAACACTACGCGTTTTGGAATGAACTACTGACTCGAGAGACTAAGCAGCCCGTGCATTTACAGCATGGTGCTATCGGTGAAAACTTCACCATTGAAGGCCTGCTAGAAACTGAGGTGTTTGTTGGCGACCGACTGCGGATTGGGGAATTGGAATTTGCAGTTGTGAAATTACGTGAACCCTGCTTTAAATTTAACGCCGCCATGCGTTACAAAGGCGCTGCAAAGGCAATGCTGCAGTCTGGCTTTAGTGGCTGGTATTTGCGGGTGATCAAAACCGGGGTACTTGCTGCTGGCGCTCACATTGAACTCATCCCAGGCCCAAGAGAAACCTCTATCGCTCAACAAAATCAAAAGCTCTTAAATAATCGCAATCAACAAGATTTGTGGGAATAA